A region from the Drosophila bipectinata strain 14024-0381.07 chromosome 3R, DbipHiC1v2, whole genome shotgun sequence genome encodes:
- the srp gene encoding box A-binding factor isoform X5, whose translation MTKTSKTKDKSSSAGGGAGAGGGATGGPKVGGSLLANAADMKILKAKSNAKTLQQQKQQQGRNALGGSAGSAAKGTAIAAASEAIEATRAEAATPASTQPPAAAPTEANLSSLESARSQAQTSDLFEPARQTVTAATAKSETETETAEESATSAISNDPSAINNNNNNNSNPTGDDASESVDNKIKVINYAHQSPAEAEEQQQQQHHHIYEQQQFLSQQIISQQEQQQIQQQQQPSLPPQGNQDQQPHQPSWLAYDLTSGSAAAAAAAAGALAASHPLFSHFPYPASHPPTQLYEHYQSITGASTDPIMRNNIALYSVYGGGGGVGVPSHEPLSQHVVTAAAVAAAAAAHHSTSNIDEVIQDTLKDECFDDAHSTSYHMLTSVADLQTLKDNSPVSAIYALTQEQLLHQQQQQQLHHQQQHQQQQLYHQHHHHNTSTSSAGGDSPSSALQSFTQLTTAAQRDSLSPAEHGYFGATQLSPSLQTSSVYAGPLLTQTANGMPYGMQSPNHTQAHLQQQHHHQQHQQHQHHQQQQHQQHQQQSHHHNSSSNSPGLLQSASTPVNGHNSSMLEDGYGSPRSSHSGGGGSGGGTLPAFQRFASASSGYGSGVANGSVSGAERSYYASVPHLRGQNEHWNYDQISYASGTPGQQLGVPVGAGVIRNGRAITAANNAAAAAADGSAGRVDAGYLSASASLSASFIDADIFTEGRECVNCGAITTPLWRRDNTGHYLCNACGLYMKMNGMNRPLIKQPRRLRPEASRTVLLQLPHHLHVLVAPQSQWRASLQCLWSLLQASQRPPTVDDEKGYHSETQA comes from the exons ATGACCAAGACCAGCAAAACAAAGGACAAAAGCTCCAGCGCGGGCGGTGGCGCAGGCGCAGGTGGTGGGGCTACGGGTGGACCCAAAGTGGGTGGCAGTTTGCTCGCCAATGCCGCCGACATGAAGATCTTGAAGGCAAAGTCCAATGCCAAGACGCTGCAGcagcaaaagcagcagcaaggACGAAACGCACTCGGTGGGTCAGCAGGATCTGCGGCGAAAGGGACGGCGATAGCCGCGGCGAGTGAAGCGATCGAGGCGACGCGAGCCGAGGCAGCGACGCCGGCATCGACGCAACCGCCGGCAGCAGCGCCGACCGAAGCGAATTTATCGTCACTTGAGTCCGCGCGCTCGCAGGCTCAGACTTCAGACTTGTTCGAACCAGCGAGGCAAACGGTTACCGCAGCCACAGCCAaatcagaaacagaaaccgaaacagCCGAAGAATCAGCAACATCGGCGATCAGCAACGATCCGAGTGCgataaacaacaataacaataacaatagcAATCCGACGGGAGACGACGCGAGTGAAAGTGTTGATAACAAAATCAAAGTGATAAACTATGCCCATCAGTCCCCAGCTGAGGCAGaggagcaacaacaacagcaacatcatcaTATCTACGAGCAGCAGCAGTTTCTAAGCCAGCAAATAATCagccagcaggagcagcagcagatacagcaacagcaacaaccatCATTACCGCCACAGGGGAACCAGGATCAGCAGCCACATCAGCCCAGTTGGCTGGCTTACGACTTGACGAGCGGatcagcagcagcggcggcggcagcagcaggcgCCCTGGCCGCTTCGCATCCCTTGTTCAGCCACTTCCCGTATCCAGCAAGTCATCCGCCCACCCAGCTCTACGAGCACTACCAGAGCATCACCGGCGCCAGCACGGATCCCATAATGCGGAACAACATAGCGCTCTACAGCGTCTACGGCGGCGGTGGGGGCGTGGGTGTGCCCAGCCACGAGCCCCTCTCCCAGCACGTCGTAACCGCCGCAGCAgtggcggcagcagcagcagcccacCATTCCACCTCCAACATCGACGAAGTGATCCAGGACACCCTCAAGGACGAGTGCTTCGATGATGCCCACAGTACCAGCTACCACATGCTGACTTCCGTGGCGGATCTCCAAACGCTCAAGGACAACAGTCCGGTGAGCGCCATATACGCCCTCACCCAAGAGCAGCTCCtccaccaacagcagcagcagcaactccaccaccagcagcaacatcagcagcagcaactgtaTCACCAGCACCATCACCACAACACTTCGACGAGCTCGGCTGGTGGGGATTCGCCGTCGTCGGCCCTCCAGAGCTTCACGCAGCTGACAACCGCCGCCCAACGGGACAGCCTCTCGCCGGCGGAGCACGGCTACTTCGGAGCCACCCAGCTGAGCCCCAGCCTGCAGACCAG TTCCGTGTACGCTGGGCCCTTGCTCACCCAGACAGCCAACGGCATGCCGTACGGAATGCAGTCCCCCAACCATACTCAAGCCCacctgcagcagcaacaccaccaccagcagcaccagcaacatcagcaccaccagcagcagcaacaccagcaacatcagcagcagtcGCACCACCACAACTCAAGCAGCAACAGCCCCGGCTTGCTCCAGTCGGCCTCAACGCCAGTCAACGGACACAACAGCTCCATGCTGGAGGACGGCTACGGCTCGCCGAGGAGCAGCCacagtggcggcggcggcagcggcggtgGCACCCTGCCCGCCTTTCAGAGGTTCGCGTCCGCCAGCAGCGGCTACGGCAGCGGCGTGGCCAATGGCTCGGTCAGTGGCGCCGAACGAAGCTACTACGCTTCGGTGCCACATTTGCGCGGTCAG AACGAGCACTGGAACTATGATCAAATCAGCTACGCCTCCGGCACACCTGGCCAGCAGTTGGGAGTCCCCGTTGGAGCTGGAGTCATTCGGAACGGAAGGGCCATTACGGCGGCCAACAatgcggcagcagcagccgcagatGGATCGGCGGGACGCGTGGATGCAGGATACCTCTCTGCCTCGGCATCGCTGTCAGCTT CATTTATCGATGCCGATATTTTCACTGAGGGGCGAGAATGTGTCAATTGTGGTGCAATTACAACCCCACTCTGGCGACGCGATAACACGGGACACTATCTGTGCAATGCCTGCGGCTTGTACATGAAAATGAACGGCATGAATCGACCCCTAATTAAACAGCCTAGAAGATTG CGCCCAGAAGCGAGCCGGACTGTCCTGCTCCAACTGCCTCACCACCTACACGTCCTTGTGGCGCCGCAATCCCAATGGAGAGCCAGTCTGCAATGCCTGTGGTCTTTACTTCAAGCTTCACAACGTCCCCCGACCGTTGACGATGAAAAAGGATACCATTCAG AAACGCAAGCGTAA
- the srp gene encoding box A-binding factor isoform X4 encodes MTKTSKTKDKSSSAGGGAGAGGGATGGPKVGGSLLANAADMKILKAKSNAKTLQQQKQQQGRNALGGSAGSAAKGTAIAAASEAIEATRAEAATPASTQPPAAAPTEANLSSLESARSQAQTSDLFEPARQTVTAATAKSETETETAEESATSAISNDPSAINNNNNNNSNPTGDDASESVDNKIKVINYAHQSPAEAEEQQQQQHHHIYEQQQFLSQQIISQQEQQQIQQQQQPSLPPQGNQDQQPHQPSWLAYDLTSGSAAAAAAAAGALAASHPLFSHFPYPASHPPTQLYEHYQSITGASTDPIMRNNIALYSVYGGGGGVGVPSHEPLSQHVVTAAAVAAAAAAHHSTSNIDEVIQDTLKDECFDDAHSTSYHMLTSVADLQTLKDNSPVSAIYALTQEQLLHQQQQQQLHHQQQHQQQQLYHQHHHHNTSTSSAGGDSPSSALQSFTQLTTAAQRDSLSPAEHGYFGATQLSPSLQTSSVYAGPLLTQTANGMPYGMQSPNHTQAHLQQQHHHQQHQQHQHHQQQQHQQHQQQSHHHNSSSNSPGLLQSASTPVNGHNSSMLEDGYGSPRSSHSGGGGSGGGTLPAFQRFASASSGYGSGVANGSVSGAERSYYASVPHLRGQNEHWNYDQISYASGTPGQQLGVPVGAGVIRNGRAITAANNAAAAAADGSAGRVDAGYLSASASLSALAAESGGDFYKNYQFNVAGGGRSKASNSAASSQASLSGSCPASGQGVTSTTATAAAAAATAASTLTDEHVSRANSRRMRPEASRTVLLQLPHHLHVLVAPQSQWRASLQCLWSLLQASQRPPTVDDEKGYHSETQA; translated from the exons ATGACCAAGACCAGCAAAACAAAGGACAAAAGCTCCAGCGCGGGCGGTGGCGCAGGCGCAGGTGGTGGGGCTACGGGTGGACCCAAAGTGGGTGGCAGTTTGCTCGCCAATGCCGCCGACATGAAGATCTTGAAGGCAAAGTCCAATGCCAAGACGCTGCAGcagcaaaagcagcagcaaggACGAAACGCACTCGGTGGGTCAGCAGGATCTGCGGCGAAAGGGACGGCGATAGCCGCGGCGAGTGAAGCGATCGAGGCGACGCGAGCCGAGGCAGCGACGCCGGCATCGACGCAACCGCCGGCAGCAGCGCCGACCGAAGCGAATTTATCGTCACTTGAGTCCGCGCGCTCGCAGGCTCAGACTTCAGACTTGTTCGAACCAGCGAGGCAAACGGTTACCGCAGCCACAGCCAaatcagaaacagaaaccgaaacagCCGAAGAATCAGCAACATCGGCGATCAGCAACGATCCGAGTGCgataaacaacaataacaataacaatagcAATCCGACGGGAGACGACGCGAGTGAAAGTGTTGATAACAAAATCAAAGTGATAAACTATGCCCATCAGTCCCCAGCTGAGGCAGaggagcaacaacaacagcaacatcatcaTATCTACGAGCAGCAGCAGTTTCTAAGCCAGCAAATAATCagccagcaggagcagcagcagatacagcaacagcaacaaccatCATTACCGCCACAGGGGAACCAGGATCAGCAGCCACATCAGCCCAGTTGGCTGGCTTACGACTTGACGAGCGGatcagcagcagcggcggcggcagcagcaggcgCCCTGGCCGCTTCGCATCCCTTGTTCAGCCACTTCCCGTATCCAGCAAGTCATCCGCCCACCCAGCTCTACGAGCACTACCAGAGCATCACCGGCGCCAGCACGGATCCCATAATGCGGAACAACATAGCGCTCTACAGCGTCTACGGCGGCGGTGGGGGCGTGGGTGTGCCCAGCCACGAGCCCCTCTCCCAGCACGTCGTAACCGCCGCAGCAgtggcggcagcagcagcagcccacCATTCCACCTCCAACATCGACGAAGTGATCCAGGACACCCTCAAGGACGAGTGCTTCGATGATGCCCACAGTACCAGCTACCACATGCTGACTTCCGTGGCGGATCTCCAAACGCTCAAGGACAACAGTCCGGTGAGCGCCATATACGCCCTCACCCAAGAGCAGCTCCtccaccaacagcagcagcagcaactccaccaccagcagcaacatcagcagcagcaactgtaTCACCAGCACCATCACCACAACACTTCGACGAGCTCGGCTGGTGGGGATTCGCCGTCGTCGGCCCTCCAGAGCTTCACGCAGCTGACAACCGCCGCCCAACGGGACAGCCTCTCGCCGGCGGAGCACGGCTACTTCGGAGCCACCCAGCTGAGCCCCAGCCTGCAGACCAG TTCCGTGTACGCTGGGCCCTTGCTCACCCAGACAGCCAACGGCATGCCGTACGGAATGCAGTCCCCCAACCATACTCAAGCCCacctgcagcagcaacaccaccaccagcagcaccagcaacatcagcaccaccagcagcagcaacaccagcaacatcagcagcagtcGCACCACCACAACTCAAGCAGCAACAGCCCCGGCTTGCTCCAGTCGGCCTCAACGCCAGTCAACGGACACAACAGCTCCATGCTGGAGGACGGCTACGGCTCGCCGAGGAGCAGCCacagtggcggcggcggcagcggcggtgGCACCCTGCCCGCCTTTCAGAGGTTCGCGTCCGCCAGCAGCGGCTACGGCAGCGGCGTGGCCAATGGCTCGGTCAGTGGCGCCGAACGAAGCTACTACGCTTCGGTGCCACATTTGCGCGGTCAG AACGAGCACTGGAACTATGATCAAATCAGCTACGCCTCCGGCACACCTGGCCAGCAGTTGGGAGTCCCCGTTGGAGCTGGAGTCATTCGGAACGGAAGGGCCATTACGGCGGCCAACAatgcggcagcagcagccgcagatGGATCGGCGGGACGCGTGGATGCAGGATACCTCTCTGCCTCGGCATCGCTGTCAGCTT TGGCCGCTGAATCAGGCGGGGATTTCTATAAGAACTACCAATTTAATGTGGCCGGCGGCGGTCGTAGTAAGGCCAGCAACAGCGCCGCCAGTTCGCAGGCCAGCCTGTCTGGATCCTGTCCAGCTTCTGGCCAGGGTGTAACGTCGACAACGGCgacggcagcggcggcggcggcgactGCGGCGTCAACGCTCACCGACGAGCACGTTAGTCGCGCCAATTCGAGACGCATG CGCCCAGAAGCGAGCCGGACTGTCCTGCTCCAACTGCCTCACCACCTACACGTCCTTGTGGCGCCGCAATCCCAATGGAGAGCCAGTCTGCAATGCCTGTGGTCTTTACTTCAAGCTTCACAACGTCCCCCGACCGTTGACGATGAAAAAGGATACCATTCAG AAACGCAAGCGTAA
- the srp gene encoding box A-binding factor isoform X2, whose translation MTKTSKTKDKSSSAGGGAGAGGGATGGPKVGGSLLANAADMKILKAKSNAKTLQQQKQQQGRNALGGSAGSAAKGTAIAAASEAIEATRAEAATPASTQPPAAAPTEANLSSLESARSQAQTSDLFEPARQTVTAATAKSETETETAEESATSAISNDPSAINNNNNNNSNPTGDDASESVDNKIKVINYAHQSPAEAEEQQQQQHHHIYEQQQFLSQQIISQQEQQQIQQQQQPSLPPQGNQDQQPHQPSWLAYDLTSGSAAAAAAAAGALAASHPLFSHFPYPASHPPTQLYEHYQSITGASTDPIMRNNIALYSVYGGGGGVGVPSHEPLSQHVVTAAAVAAAAAAHHSTSNIDEVIQDTLKDECFDDAHSTSYHMLTSVADLQTLKDNSPVSAIYALTQEQLLHQQQQQQLHHQQQHQQQQLYHQHHHHNTSTSSAGGDSPSSALQSFTQLTTAAQRDSLSPAEHGYFGATQLSPSLQTSSVYAGPLLTQTANGMPYGMQSPNHTQAHLQQQHHHQQHQQHQHHQQQQHQQHQQQSHHHNSSSNSPGLLQSASTPVNGHNSSMLEDGYGSPRSSHSGGGGSGGGTLPAFQRFASASSGYGSGVANGSVSGAERSYYASVPHLRGQNEHWNYDQISYASGTPGQQLGVPVGAGVIRNGRAITAANNAAAAAADGSAGRVDAGYLSASASLSASFIDADIFTEGRECVNCGAITTPLWRRDNTGHYLCNACGLYMKMNGMNRPLIKQPRRLSAQKRAGLSCSNCLTTYTSLWRRNPNGEPVCNACGLYFKLHNVPRPLTMKKDTIQKRKRKPKGTKSEKPKKLKNALRSTLESGSLASNCQLVGHLNSSQMGVDGNDEMKPYMPYTSQQQQQPSQNQQQQHNQQSMADQHSSAASSPHSMASSLSPSATSHHHQNPHQQLCSGLDMSPNSPYQMSPINMQQQQQQQPQQSFNMQHSPSTPTSIYNTPSPTHHLHNNNNNSTLFNNNNSSNENNNKFIQKYLQAQQNGNGSSSSTSEQQQQLLAHLMPSSITAAAAAAAAAAAAAINTIKSEASVSSTPQAHTPSTPTTASTPLSSLSLNSTSNNNNNNSSIISLQNPYQQLAQLGQAGTPLFKSGRSSPPYYLSPEGDDHPTHIKLEEMDQQQHGELMLARSGSLDEHYELAAFQRHQSLQQQQQEQIANYAMQLHEIERKFSGVERDAVVKME comes from the exons ATGACCAAGACCAGCAAAACAAAGGACAAAAGCTCCAGCGCGGGCGGTGGCGCAGGCGCAGGTGGTGGGGCTACGGGTGGACCCAAAGTGGGTGGCAGTTTGCTCGCCAATGCCGCCGACATGAAGATCTTGAAGGCAAAGTCCAATGCCAAGACGCTGCAGcagcaaaagcagcagcaaggACGAAACGCACTCGGTGGGTCAGCAGGATCTGCGGCGAAAGGGACGGCGATAGCCGCGGCGAGTGAAGCGATCGAGGCGACGCGAGCCGAGGCAGCGACGCCGGCATCGACGCAACCGCCGGCAGCAGCGCCGACCGAAGCGAATTTATCGTCACTTGAGTCCGCGCGCTCGCAGGCTCAGACTTCAGACTTGTTCGAACCAGCGAGGCAAACGGTTACCGCAGCCACAGCCAaatcagaaacagaaaccgaaacagCCGAAGAATCAGCAACATCGGCGATCAGCAACGATCCGAGTGCgataaacaacaataacaataacaatagcAATCCGACGGGAGACGACGCGAGTGAAAGTGTTGATAACAAAATCAAAGTGATAAACTATGCCCATCAGTCCCCAGCTGAGGCAGaggagcaacaacaacagcaacatcatcaTATCTACGAGCAGCAGCAGTTTCTAAGCCAGCAAATAATCagccagcaggagcagcagcagatacagcaacagcaacaaccatCATTACCGCCACAGGGGAACCAGGATCAGCAGCCACATCAGCCCAGTTGGCTGGCTTACGACTTGACGAGCGGatcagcagcagcggcggcggcagcagcaggcgCCCTGGCCGCTTCGCATCCCTTGTTCAGCCACTTCCCGTATCCAGCAAGTCATCCGCCCACCCAGCTCTACGAGCACTACCAGAGCATCACCGGCGCCAGCACGGATCCCATAATGCGGAACAACATAGCGCTCTACAGCGTCTACGGCGGCGGTGGGGGCGTGGGTGTGCCCAGCCACGAGCCCCTCTCCCAGCACGTCGTAACCGCCGCAGCAgtggcggcagcagcagcagcccacCATTCCACCTCCAACATCGACGAAGTGATCCAGGACACCCTCAAGGACGAGTGCTTCGATGATGCCCACAGTACCAGCTACCACATGCTGACTTCCGTGGCGGATCTCCAAACGCTCAAGGACAACAGTCCGGTGAGCGCCATATACGCCCTCACCCAAGAGCAGCTCCtccaccaacagcagcagcagcaactccaccaccagcagcaacatcagcagcagcaactgtaTCACCAGCACCATCACCACAACACTTCGACGAGCTCGGCTGGTGGGGATTCGCCGTCGTCGGCCCTCCAGAGCTTCACGCAGCTGACAACCGCCGCCCAACGGGACAGCCTCTCGCCGGCGGAGCACGGCTACTTCGGAGCCACCCAGCTGAGCCCCAGCCTGCAGACCAG TTCCGTGTACGCTGGGCCCTTGCTCACCCAGACAGCCAACGGCATGCCGTACGGAATGCAGTCCCCCAACCATACTCAAGCCCacctgcagcagcaacaccaccaccagcagcaccagcaacatcagcaccaccagcagcagcaacaccagcaacatcagcagcagtcGCACCACCACAACTCAAGCAGCAACAGCCCCGGCTTGCTCCAGTCGGCCTCAACGCCAGTCAACGGACACAACAGCTCCATGCTGGAGGACGGCTACGGCTCGCCGAGGAGCAGCCacagtggcggcggcggcagcggcggtgGCACCCTGCCCGCCTTTCAGAGGTTCGCGTCCGCCAGCAGCGGCTACGGCAGCGGCGTGGCCAATGGCTCGGTCAGTGGCGCCGAACGAAGCTACTACGCTTCGGTGCCACATTTGCGCGGTCAG AACGAGCACTGGAACTATGATCAAATCAGCTACGCCTCCGGCACACCTGGCCAGCAGTTGGGAGTCCCCGTTGGAGCTGGAGTCATTCGGAACGGAAGGGCCATTACGGCGGCCAACAatgcggcagcagcagccgcagatGGATCGGCGGGACGCGTGGATGCAGGATACCTCTCTGCCTCGGCATCGCTGTCAGCTT CATTTATCGATGCCGATATTTTCACTGAGGGGCGAGAATGTGTCAATTGTGGTGCAATTACAACCCCACTCTGGCGACGCGATAACACGGGACACTATCTGTGCAATGCCTGCGGCTTGTACATGAAAATGAACGGCATGAATCGACCCCTAATTAAACAGCCTAGAAGATTG AGCGCCCAGAAGCGAGCCGGACTGTCCTGCTCCAACTGCCTCACCACCTACACGTCCTTGTGGCGCCGCAATCCCAATGGAGAGCCAGTCTGCAATGCCTGTGGTCTTTACTTCAAGCTTCACAACGTCCCCCGACCGTTGACGATGAAAAAGGATACCATTCAG AAACGCAAGCGTAAACCGAAGGGTACCAAAAGCGAGAAGCCCAAAAAGCTCAAGAACGCACTGAGGAGCACTCTGGAAAGTGGATCCTTGGCCTCAAACTGCCAGTTGGTGGGCCATTTGAACAGCAGCCAAATGGGCGTCGATGGCAATGATG AAATGAAACCATACATGCCATACACatcgcagcagcaacagcagccgtcacaaaatcagcagcagcagcataaTCAGCAATCCATGGCCGACCAGCACTCGTCGGCGGCCAGCTCGCCCCATAGCATGGCATCCTCATTGTCGCCCTCAGCCACATCACATCACCATCAAAATCCCCACCAGCAGCTCTGCTCCGGCCTGGACATGTCGCCCAACTCGCCCTACCAAATGTCCCCCATCAAcatgcaacaacagcagcagcagcagccacagcaaTCGTTCAACATGCAGCACTCACCCAGCACTCCCACATCCATCTATAACACCCCATCGCCCACCCACCATCTtcacaataacaacaacaatagcacattgttcaacaacaacaatagcagcaatgagaataacaataaatttattCAGAAATATCTGCAAGCTCAGCAGAACGGGAACGGGAGCAGCAGCTCCACcagcgagcagcagcaacagctccTGGCCCACCTGATGCCGAGCTCGATtacggcggcggcagcagctgcggcagcggcagcggcggcagcgATCAACACGATCAAGTCGGAGGCATCGGTGTCCTCCACACCACAGGCCCACACGCCCTCAACACCGACCACGGCATCCACCCCATTATCCTCGCTGAGCCtcaacagcaccagcaacaacaacaacaacaacagcagcattATCAGCCTGCAAAATCCATATCAACAGTTGGCACAGCTTGGACAGGCGGGGACGCCGTTGTTTAAGTCCGGACGCTCCTCTCCGCCGTACTACCTCTCGCCTGAGGGTGACGATCACCCGACCCACATCAAGCTGGAGGAGATGGATCAACAGCAGCACGGGGAACTAATGCTGGCCCGATCAGGTTCTCTGGACGAGCACTACGAACTGGCCGCCTTCCAGCGACATCAGAgcctccagcagcagcagcaggagcagatCGCCAACTATGCCATGCAGCTGCACGAGATTGAGCGGAAATTCTCAGGCGTTGAGCGGGATGCGGTGGTGAAGATGGAGTGA